The proteins below are encoded in one region of Flammeovirga kamogawensis:
- a CDS encoding SusC/RagA family TonB-linked outer membrane protein gives MKRLNFLQRTKLKKLVLVSILMIYSGLAFAQETVIKGTITGEGEPLPGVNVFVKGTTNGTVSDINGIYSISVPAGVTLVYNYVGYILVEKVVNKQSTIDVDLKPDLELLDEIVVIGYGEQKRKEVTGAVNNVTSETISKTPSADLANALQGQVAGVNVQAASGAPGEPANIQIRGVGSLAGSREPLYVVDGIPYQGNPNIAPSQIKTIDILKDGASAAVYGVRASNGVILITTKTGDPGRVKVDFTAWGGVQNITSGTELMDTHQQFYYDEVRSEARGIPSSVLAVNPRALENNTDFVGAIQNDNAPIQNYELNVSSGKGGLQVNANVNYFNQEGVIINSGYERMATRLTGSINKDKFKMFASVGFQNETRQREPWAIYENAIRQKPWSTPIQDLPTNGDIIQVPDQNEITYSYLSGILSNTDEENINRLNLAFNASYEFFKGFTYQLRAGSNIYNSKRKQFQPKYIVFDAAGNYSPGSSRPQARLDEGYVWNNRFTLENVLNYSKSFGDHNLNVTATYSMEQFTNEFSGIGVAHAINGNNDIQVLGAAAETSNPTGGRNVNALVGMMGRLQYNYKSKYLFSVSLRRDGTSQFSANNRYEVFPGVSLGWNIDEEEFWNVGFMNGFKVRASYAQLGNNRVGNNPYVSIPVIESGVNYLYGASGTLTPGLTQRRFANPDLSWETSIAKNIGIDLAFFENKIQFTADIYENDKQDMILGQQLPLSAGANVTRRQAELVQYRTYTVNAGNMVNRGIELSLNYNHKTKSDFSYSIGATFTKNQNEITNLNGIDRGYAGGRPSLTHNWMDNTTFMAVGHEAASFFLVKTDGIIKTEEELAAYQEALNPNARLGDVRFVDYNEDGVIDDNDRQYAGSGLPDFEAGISGNFEYKGFDFYIQGYYSHGAEIINGSRLYAYAEGRHSELVGMWSPQNSASNTPISLDRQSENVRSYSDLWVEDGTYFRIRTMTLGYNFGKLIGEKAGITKARLYVSSVNPFTFTNYTGYDPEVGGDGLSLRGVDRGNYPVTRQFLVGAQISF, from the coding sequence ATGAAAAGACTAAATTTTTTGCAGCGTACAAAGCTTAAGAAACTAGTTTTAGTATCAATACTAATGATATACTCGGGGTTAGCTTTTGCCCAAGAGACAGTCATAAAAGGTACTATCACAGGGGAGGGAGAACCTCTTCCAGGTGTAAACGTTTTTGTTAAAGGAACTACTAATGGTACTGTTTCAGATATCAATGGTATTTATTCTATCAGCGTTCCTGCTGGTGTAACACTAGTTTATAACTATGTTGGTTATATTTTAGTAGAAAAGGTTGTTAATAAGCAATCTACAATTGATGTTGATTTAAAACCCGACTTAGAACTACTTGATGAGATTGTTGTAATTGGTTATGGTGAACAGAAAAGAAAAGAAGTAACTGGTGCTGTAAATAATGTAACATCAGAAACGATTAGTAAAACACCTTCTGCAGATTTAGCAAATGCTTTACAAGGTCAGGTAGCAGGTGTAAATGTTCAGGCTGCAAGTGGTGCTCCTGGTGAGCCAGCTAACATTCAAATTAGAGGTGTTGGTTCTTTAGCAGGTTCAAGAGAACCATTATATGTAGTAGATGGTATTCCTTATCAAGGTAACCCTAATATTGCACCAAGCCAGATTAAAACTATTGATATTCTTAAAGATGGTGCTTCTGCTGCTGTTTACGGTGTAAGAGCATCTAACGGTGTAATTCTTATTACAACAAAAACAGGTGACCCAGGAAGAGTAAAAGTTGATTTTACAGCATGGGGTGGTGTACAAAACATTACTTCAGGAACTGAATTAATGGATACACACCAACAGTTTTACTATGATGAAGTAAGATCTGAAGCAAGAGGTATTCCTTCTTCTGTTTTAGCAGTTAACCCAAGAGCATTAGAAAATAATACAGATTTTGTTGGTGCTATTCAAAACGATAATGCACCAATTCAGAATTATGAATTGAACGTATCTTCAGGAAAAGGTGGTTTACAGGTAAATGCAAACGTGAACTATTTTAATCAAGAAGGTGTAATTATTAACTCTGGTTATGAGCGTATGGCTACACGTTTAACGGGTAGTATAAATAAAGATAAATTTAAAATGTTTGCATCTGTTGGTTTCCAAAACGAAACTCGTCAGAGAGAGCCTTGGGCAATTTATGAAAACGCAATTCGTCAGAAACCTTGGAGTACACCAATTCAAGATCTTCCAACAAATGGAGATATTATTCAGGTGCCAGATCAAAACGAAATTACGTACAGTTATTTATCAGGTATTTTATCGAATACTGATGAAGAGAACATCAATAGATTAAATTTAGCGTTTAATGCTTCTTATGAATTCTTTAAAGGATTTACTTATCAATTAAGAGCAGGTAGTAACATCTACAACTCTAAGCGTAAGCAATTTCAACCTAAATATATTGTATTTGATGCAGCAGGAAACTATAGTCCAGGTTCATCTAGACCACAAGCACGTTTAGACGAAGGTTATGTTTGGAACAACAGATTTACTTTAGAAAATGTACTAAACTACAGCAAGTCTTTTGGCGATCACAACTTAAATGTTACTGCAACTTATTCTATGGAGCAGTTTACAAATGAGTTCTCTGGAATTGGAGTTGCACATGCAATAAACGGTAACAACGATATTCAAGTATTAGGAGCAGCAGCAGAAACTAGTAACCCAACTGGTGGAAGAAATGTGAACGCATTAGTTGGTATGATGGGTAGATTACAATACAACTATAAGAGTAAGTATTTATTCTCAGTTTCATTAAGACGTGATGGTACTTCTCAGTTCTCTGCTAATAACAGATATGAGGTATTCCCAGGTGTATCTTTAGGATGGAATATTGATGAGGAAGAATTCTGGAACGTAGGTTTTATGAATGGCTTTAAAGTGAGAGCAAGTTATGCACAGTTAGGTAACAATAGAGTAGGAAACAACCCTTACGTTTCTATCCCAGTTATTGAAAGTGGTGTGAACTATTTATACGGTGCTTCTGGAACATTAACGCCAGGTTTAACACAAAGAAGATTTGCTAACCCAGATTTATCTTGGGAAACAAGTATTGCCAAAAACATTGGTATTGATTTAGCGTTCTTTGAAAACAAGATTCAGTTTACTGCTGATATCTATGAGAACGACAAGCAAGATATGATTCTTGGTCAACAATTACCTTTATCTGCTGGTGCGAACGTTACACGTAGACAAGCAGAATTAGTACAGTATAGAACTTATACTGTGAATGCTGGTAACATGGTGAACAGAGGTATTGAACTTTCATTAAACTATAATCATAAAACAAAGTCTGACTTTAGTTATAGTATTGGTGCAACGTTTACTAAAAACCAAAACGAGATTACAAACTTAAATGGTATTGACAGAGGTTATGCAGGTGGTAGACCATCATTAACGCACAACTGGATGGATAATACAACATTTATGGCTGTAGGACATGAGGCAGCATCTTTCTTCTTAGTGAAAACAGACGGAATTATAAAAACAGAAGAGGAGTTAGCAGCTTATCAAGAAGCATTAAATCCGAATGCTCGTTTAGGAGATGTTAGATTTGTTGACTACAACGAAGATGGTGTAATTGATGATAATGATAGACAATATGCAGGTTCTGGTCTTCCAGATTTTGAAGCTGGTATTTCTGGTAACTTCGAGTACAAAGGATTTGATTTCTATATCCAAGGTTACTATTCTCATGGTGCTGAAATTATTAACGGATCAAGATTATATGCTTACGCAGAAGGTAGACATTCTGAATTAGTAGGTATGTGGAGTCCACAAAACTCAGCATCAAATACTCCAATTTCTTTAGATAGACAATCAGAAAATGTAAGATCTTACTCAGATCTATGGGTAGAAGATGGTACTTATTTCCGTATCAGAACTATGACATTAGGTTATAACTTTGGTAAACTAATTGGCGAGAAAGCAGGTATTACAAAAGCTAGACTTTATGTATCATCTGTTAACCCTTTCACTTTCACAAACTACACTGGTTACGATCCTGAAGTTGGTGGAGACGGACTATCTCTAAGAGGTGTTGACCGTGGAAATTACCCTGTAACAAGACAATTCTTGGTGGGTGCGCAAATTAGTTTCTAA
- a CDS encoding RagB/SusD family nutrient uptake outer membrane protein: MNTFNKIIATTLVAGSLLMSGCNPDEFLTEVNPNAITEDTFWKTEGDAEAALTTVYAALQFPCISGGNLTFEMAKSDIAGTNDWTRHFSFTEFTTADNEHAVLGTWAELYTGIFRANQVIDNIPTMEALSDERKIEIVAQAKFLRAFYYFNLIHTYGKAIIKLDSKTNNHNVPLSTMAEVQEQVIFPDLEYAIEHLPIVLESQQLGRVARGAAITLLGKTYLYNKDWDMAAAEFKKVIDSGLYTLVPNFMDNFRGDIAFNSESIFEVPYDGSINPGTANADMTDDDPNNSGGESTGMSRTYGPYSLGGWQMIMPTYFMHELMTADSVANSTAHSSRYTATLAGIDAEGLYYNKTTAELKAEVGRRWAFGESSYIKKYSNWYHQDLEDPEWRSSINYKQFRLSDVYLMYAEAVLEGKGDIVTAIEYIDKVRTRAGVVTLQDYINANGTIPQLHVSKDLYGTRPEVSATVDNIRTHIRMVERPTELAFENSRWRDLVRWGIVKSVFTQHHEDEVVRIERGPDPSRAPLYIQARIRPDFVNNYNFYVAEKHDYFPIPAAEIQANEAL; this comes from the coding sequence ATGAATACTTTTAATAAAATTATAGCAACAACATTGGTGGCAGGAAGCTTACTAATGTCGGGGTGTAATCCAGATGAGTTTTTAACAGAGGTTAATCCAAATGCGATTACAGAAGATACATTTTGGAAAACAGAAGGAGATGCAGAAGCTGCTTTAACTACAGTATATGCTGCACTACAATTTCCATGTATTAGTGGGGGTAACCTTACTTTTGAAATGGCAAAAAGTGATATTGCAGGTACTAATGATTGGACTCGTCATTTCAGTTTTACAGAATTTACAACTGCAGATAATGAGCATGCTGTATTAGGTACTTGGGCAGAATTATACACAGGTATTTTTAGAGCAAATCAAGTAATTGATAATATTCCAACAATGGAAGCATTATCAGACGAAAGAAAAATTGAAATTGTTGCACAAGCAAAATTTTTAAGAGCTTTCTATTACTTCAATTTGATTCATACTTATGGTAAGGCGATCATTAAATTAGATTCTAAGACGAACAACCATAATGTACCTTTATCTACAATGGCTGAAGTTCAGGAACAAGTAATTTTCCCTGATTTAGAGTATGCAATAGAGCACCTTCCTATTGTGTTAGAAAGTCAACAATTAGGTCGTGTAGCACGTGGAGCCGCAATTACATTATTAGGTAAAACATATCTTTATAATAAGGATTGGGATATGGCAGCTGCAGAATTTAAAAAAGTAATAGATTCTGGTCTATATACTTTGGTACCTAACTTTATGGATAACTTTAGAGGTGATATAGCTTTTAACTCGGAGTCTATTTTTGAAGTTCCTTATGATGGTTCTATCAACCCTGGTACTGCAAATGCAGATATGACAGATGATGATCCTAACAACTCTGGTGGTGAATCAACTGGTATGTCAAGAACTTACGGACCATACTCTTTAGGTGGATGGCAAATGATTATGCCAACTTACTTTATGCATGAGTTAATGACAGCAGATTCTGTAGCAAACTCAACAGCACATTCTTCTAGATATACTGCAACTTTAGCTGGTATTGATGCGGAAGGTTTATACTACAATAAAACAACTGCAGAATTAAAAGCAGAAGTAGGTAGAAGATGGGCATTTGGAGAAAGTAGTTACATTAAAAAGTACTCTAACTGGTACCACCAAGATCTTGAAGATCCAGAATGGAGATCGTCTATTAATTACAAGCAATTCCGTTTATCTGATGTATACTTAATGTATGCTGAAGCAGTTTTAGAAGGTAAAGGCGATATTGTAACAGCTATAGAATATATAGATAAAGTTAGAACTCGTGCTGGTGTAGTTACATTACAAGATTATATTAATGCTAACGGAACGATACCTCAATTACATGTTAGTAAAGATCTTTATGGTACACGTCCAGAAGTTTCTGCAACAGTAGATAATATTAGAACTCACATTAGAATGGTTGAAAGACCAACTGAATTAGCTTTTGAAAATTCTAGATGGAGAGATTTAGTAAGATGGGGAATTGTAAAAAGTGTTTTTACTCAGCATCATGAAGATGAGGTAGTAAGAATAGAAAGAGGTCCTGATCCAAGCAGAGCTCCACTTTACATTCAGGCAAGAATTCGTCCTGACTTTGTAAATAACTATAATTTTTATGTAGCTGAGAAACACGATTATTTCCCAATCCCAGCAGCAGAAATTCAAGCAAACGAAGCTTTATAA
- a CDS encoding AGE family epimerase/isomerase: MIKILKFIFIAFCLISCQNNQKNEVTKGDKYVVSNNLIHFFINYAWNDSIGTFYSEIDNEGKVVSDKIYTVASSRLIYGLAYVSKSNKDYLRKAIRTFQFQKNHLIGSNEHGNYSLSYANEPTPTSFDVWQQAYGLCGITELYRNSKNDEVISTINSLHKGFINKFRDPINKGFWGEFKEGKGVSGSKSLQSLLYPMTAYMINLWNADNLHKTNYEHQLAENIDLLYQHGWNEKTSWVNVKFNDDWTVQKTENGDCNFTVTPGHNFQLAALLLRAASLNFLSDENKAKYQSLGKHIIDVTLQKNIFHVGEIGNGFYSEVNPNTNKIIDTRKTWWQHAEAIIALSLYEEKYEKEQKDLEKFFYKTFTDRIVGGEYFYVTENNKPITTELKGSIGKSTYHTIEMLRFITKKQ, translated from the coding sequence ATGATTAAAATTTTAAAATTCATCTTCATTGCATTTTGTTTAATTTCTTGTCAAAACAATCAGAAAAATGAAGTAACTAAAGGTGATAAATACGTGGTATCAAATAACCTCATTCATTTTTTTATTAATTATGCTTGGAACGATTCTATTGGAACATTTTATTCTGAAATTGACAACGAAGGAAAGGTAGTTTCTGATAAAATTTATACTGTTGCAAGTAGTAGATTGATCTATGGATTAGCCTATGTATCTAAAAGTAATAAGGACTATTTAAGAAAAGCAATACGTACCTTTCAGTTTCAAAAAAACCATTTGATTGGCAGTAATGAGCATGGCAATTATTCACTTTCTTATGCTAATGAACCTACTCCTACTTCTTTTGATGTTTGGCAACAAGCTTACGGTCTTTGTGGTATAACTGAATTATATCGAAACTCAAAAAATGATGAAGTAATATCTACAATTAACAGTTTACATAAAGGCTTTATCAATAAATTTAGAGACCCAATAAATAAGGGTTTTTGGGGAGAATTTAAAGAAGGAAAAGGGGTTTCGGGATCAAAATCTTTACAATCTTTATTGTACCCTATGACTGCCTATATGATTAACCTTTGGAATGCAGATAATTTGCATAAAACAAACTATGAACATCAATTGGCTGAAAATATTGATTTATTATATCAACATGGTTGGAATGAGAAAACATCTTGGGTAAATGTAAAATTTAATGATGATTGGACAGTTCAAAAAACTGAAAATGGAGATTGTAATTTCACGGTAACGCCTGGTCATAATTTCCAATTGGCCGCATTACTTTTACGAGCAGCTTCCTTAAATTTTTTAAGTGATGAAAATAAAGCAAAATATCAATCTTTAGGTAAACATATTATTGATGTCACTTTGCAAAAAAACATTTTCCATGTTGGTGAAATTGGTAATGGGTTTTACTCAGAAGTTAACCCAAATACAAACAAAATTATTGATACTAGAAAAACGTGGTGGCAACATGCTGAAGCTATTATTGCATTATCATTATACGAAGAAAAATACGAGAAGGAACAAAAGGACTTAGAGAAATTTTTCTATAAAACTTTTACAGATCGTATTGTTGGTGGGGAATATTTTTATGTAACTGAGAACAACAAACCAATTACTACAGAACTTAAAGGTAGTATTGGAAAATCTACCTATCATACTATTGAAATGTTACGCTTCATAACAAAAAAACAATAG
- a CDS encoding Ig-like domain-containing protein: MKSPRQSFRTNFLKHLVTGIMSLLIIGSASAQKPLKTENATDEWVIKWNASDEFNGSSPDWAKWIRSGNLPNTTAWKWDNAQNVVINNGVAELTMRQNPNNANDGNTFFKSGILKTYNTFTYGYFEAKIKGADIGEGVCPSFWLYSNFDYSVGEGKTVYSEIDVVELQQFDWYEGHQDDIQDMDLNLHAVVKQNGEGVWRRPKAYPEEQLNKWRAPWDPTEDYHIYGCEVNEQEIIWYVDGVERGRKPNTYWHRPMNVTLSLGLRKPFVKFYDNRNNAVNPETDPQAAAKLSGMPTTMYVDYVRVWLKSDEVTPPPPSLGVGVIGNPSFETGDLTNWDASYGNTSVVNNNAQSGTKAGTIDNASIAQVVTLKANTTYKVGGYAKVGAAGTNAFMGVNKASTNEFIQNYEFTSTSYTQGEITLTTGAAEETYRIWFWSQGQAYCDNFTLVEVDGGDGGNEGPSDVAVTGVTINSSSITLNEGDTQSLSATVLPSNATNKAVTWSVVNNTIASVNNNGLVTALSEGTTSVRVTTADGAKQAVCTITVNSTSTGGGNGALPEVGQVISLITNAGNYVTVNTGSGTALQGTQSSVSTKEQFRVVDANGYLGLQSVATNKYVTTASNNAVKCGASGVFERQKYTIELSGNGIIVKSKINGNYWSVNSSSSNALNADASSVNNAEVFVWEEVGSSSRKLDNYVALEQEISIYPNPYTMGLLMINFGQNMNGKVNIIDLSGKIVFSSEVNDQKSVAISKSELAVDKGLYIIQLIGDNVNTSKKLIIE; this comes from the coding sequence ATGAAATCACCAAGACAATCTTTTAGAACTAACTTTCTAAAACACCTCGTAACAGGGATTATGAGTTTGTTGATCATTGGATCAGCAAGTGCTCAGAAACCTCTGAAAACTGAAAACGCAACAGATGAATGGGTTATTAAATGGAATGCATCTGATGAATTCAATGGTTCATCACCAGATTGGGCAAAATGGATTCGTTCGGGTAATTTACCGAACACTACTGCATGGAAATGGGATAATGCTCAGAATGTTGTAATAAACAACGGTGTGGCAGAGTTAACTATGCGTCAGAATCCTAACAATGCGAATGATGGAAATACGTTTTTTAAATCAGGTATTTTAAAAACGTACAACACTTTTACATATGGTTACTTTGAAGCAAAAATTAAAGGAGCTGATATCGGAGAAGGTGTTTGTCCATCTTTCTGGTTGTACAGTAACTTTGACTATTCTGTAGGAGAAGGAAAAACAGTGTACAGTGAAATTGATGTTGTAGAATTACAACAGTTTGATTGGTATGAAGGACATCAAGATGATATCCAAGATATGGATTTGAACTTGCACGCTGTAGTGAAACAAAATGGGGAGGGAGTTTGGAGACGCCCTAAAGCTTACCCAGAAGAACAATTAAATAAATGGAGAGCACCATGGGATCCTACAGAAGATTACCATATTTACGGTTGTGAAGTAAACGAACAAGAAATTATTTGGTATGTAGATGGGGTTGAAAGAGGCAGAAAGCCAAATACTTATTGGCATAGACCAATGAATGTAACATTATCTTTAGGACTAAGAAAACCTTTTGTAAAGTTCTATGATAATAGAAATAATGCAGTTAATCCAGAAACGGATCCTCAAGCTGCAGCAAAACTTTCTGGCATGCCTACAACAATGTATGTAGATTACGTACGTGTTTGGTTAAAATCAGATGAGGTAACTCCTCCACCTCCAAGTTTAGGTGTTGGTGTAATTGGAAACCCAAGTTTTGAAACTGGAGATCTTACAAATTGGGATGCAAGTTATGGTAATACTTCTGTAGTAAATAACAATGCACAATCAGGTACAAAAGCAGGAACAATTGATAATGCAAGTATTGCACAGGTGGTTACACTAAAAGCAAATACAACGTATAAAGTAGGTGGTTATGCTAAAGTCGGTGCTGCAGGAACAAATGCATTTATGGGTGTAAACAAAGCATCTACAAATGAGTTTATTCAGAATTACGAATTTACATCTACATCTTATACTCAAGGTGAAATTACGTTAACTACAGGTGCAGCAGAAGAGACTTACCGCATTTGGTTCTGGTCTCAAGGTCAAGCATATTGTGATAACTTTACTTTGGTAGAAGTTGATGGTGGAGATGGAGGTAATGAAGGTCCTTCTGATGTTGCAGTAACTGGAGTTACTATCAATTCATCATCAATCACTTTAAATGAAGGAGATACACAATCATTGTCAGCTACTGTTTTACCGTCTAATGCAACAAACAAAGCCGTTACTTGGAGTGTAGTAAATAATACTATTGCTTCTGTAAACAATAATGGTTTAGTTACGGCATTATCAGAAGGTACAACATCAGTACGTGTTACAACTGCAGATGGAGCAAAACAAGCAGTTTGTACAATTACAGTTAATTCAACATCTACAGGTGGAGGAAATGGAGCATTACCAGAAGTTGGTCAAGTAATTTCTTTAATAACAAATGCAGGTAATTATGTAACAGTAAATACTGGTTCTGGTACAGCATTACAAGGAACGCAATCTTCTGTAAGTACAAAAGAACAATTTAGAGTTGTAGATGCCAACGGTTATTTAGGTTTACAGTCTGTAGCTACAAATAAATATGTAACAACTGCTTCTAATAATGCGGTTAAATGTGGTGCGTCAGGTGTTTTTGAAAGACAAAAATATACTATTGAACTAAGTGGAAATGGTATTATTGTTAAGTCGAAAATAAACGGTAACTATTGGTCTGTAAATTCATCATCTTCTAATGCTTTGAATGCTGATGCTTCATCAGTAAATAATGCAGAAGTATTTGTATGGGAAGAAGTTGGGTCTTCGTCAAGAAAGTTAGATAACTATGTTGCATTAGAACAAGAAATTAGCATTTATCCTAACCCATATACAATGGGACTATTAATGATCAATTTTGGTCAGAACATGAATGGTAAAGTGAATATTATTGATTTAAGTGGAAAAATAGTTTTCTCTTCAGAAGTAAATGACCAAAAATCTGTAGCAATTTCTAAATCAGAATTAGCAGTAGATAAAGGTTTGTATATCATTCAATTAATTGGTGATAACGTAAATACATCTAAGAAATTAATTATCGAATAA